The nucleotide sequence CACAAGCGCCTTTTCTAGCGCATCCTTCGCGAGCGGACCACCGAGCCGGCCAAGCGCCCAGGCTGCATGACCGCGCACAAGTGGCTCAGAATCGTGCAGGGCGTTGATGAGCGCGGGAACTGCCCGTTGGTCGCCGCTGTTGCCGAGGGCGACGCACACATTGCGCAGCAGGCCACGACGTTTAGCGCGTTTGATGGGGCTATGGCGGAATCGCTCGCGGAACTCCTCTTCGGTCAGAGAGAGCAAGGGAATGAGTTCGGGGTTGCCGCCAATGCCGGGACGCGGCTGGAAAGCGGAACGGGGCTGGAAGTGGATGGGGCGCGAGTAGCGCGCGGATTGTATAGGGTTGGGAGATACGGCAGTCGAATCGCGCAGGCCAAGGCGCTTTTCCGCGATTTTGTTGACGGGGCATACCTGCTGGCAGATATCGCAGCCGAAGATCAGGTTGCCCATGAGCGGGCGCAGTTCGAGCGGAATGCTGCCGCGCAGTTCGATAGTGAGATAGGAGATGCAGCGCGTGTTGTCGAGGACGTAGGGAGCCGGTAGGGCGCCGGTGGGACAGGCATGCAGGCAAATCTCGCAGTTGCCGCAGTTCGCTTTCACCGGAGGGTCATAGTTCTGACCTTTGTCACCGCCAAGCGGAAGGTTGGTGACAATTTCGGCGAGGAAGATCCAGGAACCCCAGCCTTTGGTCAGGATGTTAGTATTCTTGCCATACCAGCCCAGGCCTGCTCGCTGAGCGACGGCACGGTCTACCATGCGACCGGTATCAACAAAAAGGCGGGTCTCTACATTGCCAATTTCGTCATGAGCGTATTCACGTAGCCAGGCGGCGAACTGTTGCAGTTTGGGCTTGATGATGTCGTGATAGTCGTCGCCCCAGGCATAGCGGGAGATGCGCCCGCGTGGAGTATCGCCTGGATCCTCGTCGGGTTGCTGGGTGAGATAGCACATGGCAAGGGCGATGATGGATTGGGCGCCCGGCAGAAGTGCATCAGGATGACAGGAAACATCGGCGCGTTCGGCAGTAAACCATGGAAGGCCATCCATAAGCCCCTGGGCAATGCGCTCTTTGATGACGCGCTCAGTTTCGGGAAATTCCTCTGCACCGGTAACGCGGACGATATCAAAACCGAGCGCATATGCATATTCTTTGATGGTAACAGTGTTTAACATGGACCTTGATGAGGGCGACCTCCAGGATCGCCCTTACTAGGGTGACGATCTCAATTCGTTATATCACGTTTTTGCTGGAGCCACAATGAGAGACCGATGAAGACGAGCAGGTAGGCCAGGAGTACGAGCGTGGCGCGCAGGTCGCTGATGGAACTGCTGGTGGCAAGTGAGGAGTTGCCAAAAAATTTCAGGTACTGGTCCTGATTTTGCTGAAGGGCACCCGTGTTGGCGCCGATTAAGTAATCGGGGACTGCACGCAGGAAGTCACCTGTAGCCCCTCCGATTGCTTCTCCAAGCAGTTCGAGAATAGTACGCAGGATGGTTTCTCCTAGCAACAGCCACGTAAGCGCCCCGGCGATACCGGCGGCGGTTGAACGTCCCAGCGTCGCGAGGAAGAGCGCGAGCATGGAGTAGACGAAGAGGCTGAAGATGGTGATGAGTACGTAGAGCAGAGCATGGCCGAACCAGGCGCCGGTGAAATAGTCGAAGTTATAGGGTAGGCCGGTGAAGAGATTGAAAAAAAGTCCGAGCAGAATGCCCAGAACGATCATGACAATGGTGCCGATGGCGCAGCAGGCAAGGGCAGCTCCTACTTTAGCAAGCAGGAATTGCGAGCGTGTCGGACCGCGTGTGAGCATGAGTCGTATGGTGCCGACGCCATATTCACCGCCAACCAGCGCACCAACCAGGATAACGATCAGCACCTGGCCGAGTATCAGAGTCGTCTGGGTGACGAGATAGAAAGCAAAAGGCGGAAGTAGTAGAGAAAAGTTAATAATCGCGCTTTTCTGAACGAGAAGCAGCGTGACGAACAGCACAACCAGGAATAGGAGAACGACCGCTACAATGCTGATGATGCCAAGCACCTTCGACATGGGGCGACGGCGAATTTTATAGAGTTCCATACCGATCAGGCGCAAGAGGGTGCTGAAGTAATCTCGCCGCCCGGTGATCACAGCGCGGTTTGTTTCGCCTGCATAGGCCGGATCGAATTCCGCTGCAAGTTGTGTTTGTGGCGTTGTGTTCATTGATTTCCTCGCGTTTGATTGTCGTTGGTTTGAGATGACGGGTTACCGGCAGGGGGCCAGGAAAGGTTGCTGGGAGTCACGGAGGCCGGTACACTGGCGGTGGGCGCGATCAATCGCCCCCCACGGGCTGCTGCGCCTATATCAGAGCCATTGCTGGGAGAGCCAGAGGTGAGCTCGAGATAGACTTCTTCGAGGCTGCCTTCGAATGGATGCAGTTCGGCGGCGTAGAGATTGTTACGCGCGAGCATGGCGTTGATTTCCGCTGAGCGTACTCTGGGGGCATGAATGCGCAACATTGGTTCACCGCGACGGTTGGTTTCGATACGCACCTCAGTTAGCCAGTCTGCTCCCTGTTCCCGGGCGGATTGCAGGACGTTGAATGCGGACTGCAGGTCTTCCCCGGTGTTCATACACACCATAATCTGTTCGGTACCGAGTAGCAAATCGCGGACGTTGCCCTGTTTGATGAGGTTGCCTTTTTGCAGGATTGCGACGCGGTTGCAGACCTGCTGCACTTCGTTGAGCAGGTGGCTCGATAGGAAGATGGTTTTACCGAGGCCTGAGAGGCGATGGATCAACTGGCGAATCTCGAACATTCCGGCAGGGTCGAGTCCGTTGGTGGGTTCATCGAGCAGGACGAGCTGCGGGTCGGTGAGCAGGGCCGCGGCGATGCCAAGGCGCTGCTTCATACCGAGCGAGTATTTGCGATAAGCCATTTTTGCCGCGCTACGCAGTTCGACGAGGTCAAGCACTTCGTCGATACGCCTGTGATTCACTGGATGCGAGACCATACCGGACGCGGTAGCGATGACGCGCAGGTTATCGAGTCCTGACAGATAGGGATAGAAGACGGGGGTTTCGACGATGGCTCCAATATGCGGCAGAATAGAGGACATATGCGTGCTGGTATCCATGCCGAAGATGACTGCGCGCCCGGCTGTGGGCTGGATGAGGCCGAGCAGCATGCGAATAGTGGTGGTTTTGCCGG is from Ktedonobacteraceae bacterium and encodes:
- the queG gene encoding tRNA epoxyqueuosine(34) reductase QueG, translated to MLNTVTIKEYAYALGFDIVRVTGAEEFPETERVIKERIAQGLMDGLPWFTAERADVSCHPDALLPGAQSIIALAMCYLTQQPDEDPGDTPRGRISRYAWGDDYHDIIKPKLQQFAAWLREYAHDEIGNVETRLFVDTGRMVDRAVAQRAGLGWYGKNTNILTKGWGSWIFLAEIVTNLPLGGDKGQNYDPPVKANCGNCEICLHACPTGALPAPYVLDNTRCISYLTIELRGSIPLELRPLMGNLIFGCDICQQVCPVNKIAEKRLGLRDSTAVSPNPIQSARYSRPIHFQPRSAFQPRPGIGGNPELIPLLSLTEEEFRERFRHSPIKRAKRRGLLRNVCVALGNSGDQRAVPALINALHDSEPLVRGHAAWALGRLGGPLAKDALEKALVTEENVEVRAEIRCALDEFDLA
- a CDS encoding ABC transporter permease; the protein is MNTTPQTQLAAEFDPAYAGETNRAVITGRRDYFSTLLRLIGMELYKIRRRPMSKVLGIISIVAVVLLFLVVLFVTLLLVQKSAIINFSLLLPPFAFYLVTQTTLILGQVLIVILVGALVGGEYGVGTIRLMLTRGPTRSQFLLAKVGAALACCAIGTIVMIVLGILLGLFFNLFTGLPYNFDYFTGAWFGHALLYVLITIFSLFVYSMLALFLATLGRSTAAGIAGALTWLLLGETILRTILELLGEAIGGATGDFLRAVPDYLIGANTGALQQNQDQYLKFFGNSSLATSSSISDLRATLVLLAYLLVFIGLSLWLQQKRDITN
- a CDS encoding ATP-binding cassette domain-containing protein, with protein sequence MEENPGAAVSDLSSIADRDSNIVITTNRLTKVYGKLVAVNDLHLEVVRGDVFGFLGPNGSGKTTTIRMLLGLIQPTAGRAVIFGMDTSTHMSSILPHIGAIVETPVFYPYLSGLDNLRVIATASGMVSHPVNHRRIDEVLDLVELRSAAKMAYRKYSLGMKQRLGIAAALLTDPQLVLLDEPTNGLDPAGMFEIRQLIHRLSGLGKTIFLSSHLLNEVQQVCNRVAILQKGNLIKQGNVRDLLLGTEQIMVCMNTGEDLQSAFNVLQSAREQGADWLTEVRIETNRRGEPMLRIHAPRVRSAEINAMLARNNLYAAELHPFEGSLEEVYLELTSGSPSNGSDIGAAARGGRLIAPTASVPASVTPSNLSWPPAGNPSSQTNDNQTRGNQ